The DNA segment GCAAACTTCATCGAGCCACCATCACCGGCGCGGAAATCGATTACGAGGGTTCCATCGGCATCTGTCCGGATTTGATCCGTGCCGCCGGGCTGTATCTCAACGAACGCGTGGATATCTACAATATCGATAACGGTGAGCGTTTTTCAACCTATGTCATCGAGGGCGGCAAGGGCGAAATCTGTCTCAATGGCGC comes from the Deltaproteobacteria bacterium genome and includes:
- a CDS encoding aspartate 1-decarboxylase, which produces MPLRTFLQCKLHRATITGAEIDYEGSIGICPDLIRAAGLYLNERVDIYNIDNGERFSTYVIEGGKGEICLNGA